The genomic segment TGCAATAACCAAAAAATTCCCACAGCCGCAGGCGGGATCAAGAAAGGTTAAATGTGCAATTTTATCATGCAGCGCGTTCAAGTTTGTTACACGGGCTTCGGAGGTGTACTGTTTGTATTTATCAAATTCTGTCCACAGAGAATCTAAAAAGAGCGGATGAATGAGTTTTAAGATATTTGTTTCACTGGTATAGTGCGCTCCCAAAGCGTGCCGTTCTTCCGGCTTCATCACACTCTGAAACATCGCACCGAAAATTGCCGGAGAAATACCGCTCCAATCCAGTGCACAGCATTCAATCAGTTTTTCCCGCATTGCAGCATTTATTTTAAGCCGCTGAAATAGCGCGGTTTAAAAACACGTCGAGTTTGCGCAAGCGCAAACATCGCTTATTATCGTGTGCGCGTTTCGCGCACGAATGCAACAGTCTTAAAAAACTGAAGTTTTTTAAGACTGTTGCATTTTAGGGAAGGTTAAAATCCGCAGTTGGAAGCAGCTCCTTAAAAAGTCCTCCGTTGATATACGGAAAACGAGCCAGCTGCTCATCAAGTGTTCTAAGCCGCTTTTCTTTCGGCGTATTGAGCACTTCAAAAATCTTTTGAATGTGCATCGCTAAATCGCTGCCGTCAACATTCGTCCGCTGCAAAATATATTTAATAAAGTGATCGTGCTCAAAAATACCGGTGTCATCAGCAAACAAACAAAATAACAGACGAACCAAATACAACTCCAGCTGATGTCCGGTATAACCGATTTCTTTTAAGGTATAGTGCAATTCTCCCATCTTTTCCGCTGCTTCGATATTGACCGCATCCTGCTTTTTATATTCAACATCTTTATAACCTGCAAGAAAGAGAAACAGCTCAATATACTCCGCCAGTTCATCAATCGTAAAAGAGGTGAGTTCCGCATCTTTTTCTAAATGATAATAATCGAAATGAACAAAATCGCAAATCAAAATGCCCTTCGGCATATCGGCATTCTGCAGCGCATTGGCGTAGGCTTTTGCCTGTTCAAAGGCTTTTTTCCGGTCTTTGCCGGGAGACTTCATTTCGATGAGAATGTAACCTTTCCAAAAAAGATCGATATATCCATTAGAACCGTCTAATAGTTTAACTTTGTGCTCAAACACGGCAATTTTATTGCGCGGTACACCGAAAATTGCAAAAAACTCGTTTTCAAAGGTTTGCGCATCCGCTTCTTCCCGCGCAGTTGCCGCTTTATCTTTCCAGTTCAGTATAAACTGCTGCGCTCGTATCTTAATTTCGTTTAATGATAATGCCATATAATCAGTATGTCCAATGTATATACCGATTGTCAAGCAAGACTATAAATAGAAAAATTGATGATGTGCTCCTTGCATATCCGCTCCGCAGTATAGGGGTTTTTAGGCATGTGCGGATCGCCGCCTCTATTTGAACAAGTATCGGGTTTATTTCTGGGTGTAAAATATGCCCCAAAATATTGACTTTTGTCCCATTACAAGATATTATATTTTATATCCGAGGTGTTTTCGATGAAAAAACAAAATCTGGTTAATTTAATAAGGTATCATGTAGAAAAAAATGATGAAGCGTTTATAACAGAAGTGGCCGAGATAGCAAAAGATTTTGACGCGAATGACGATTCATCTACAGCGCAATATTTAATGGAGCTGGTTTCTAATACAAATTATTATGTTCCTCAAACAAGCTATAGGAATCTCAAATATTTGACAAAAATGGAATATTCATCGAAACCGTTATTGCTCCCAAATGCTCTCGAGGAAGATGTTGTTGGAATTTCAAAAACTATAAATAAAAAGCTTGGTTTATCAAAATTTCTTTTCTATGGAGCACCGGGTAGTGGGAAAACGGAATCTGCGTATCAAATTGCACGAATGCTGAATCGAGATATTTTATCAATAAGTTTTGAACAGCTGATCGATAGCAGACTCGGTGAAACCGCAAAGAATGTCGTGAAACTTTTTGACGAGATTAATCATCTTCCGTACAATCGTGCAATTATTCTTTTTGATGAGATCGATTCGCTGGTTTTAGACAGGATTAATAGTAATGATTTGCGAGAAATGGGGAGAGTCACATCTGTCTTCCTTAAAGAATTAGAACGTCTGAACGAGCATATAATAATTATAGCAACGACAAATTTGATAGATAAATTCGATAAAGCTCTATTACGTAGGTTTGATGCAATAATTTCATTTGATAGGTATTCAAAAGAAGATTTGATAGAGATAGCAGACTCAATGCTGAGAGCAACTTTACGTAATGTAAAAAGCGCAAAAATAAACACGCGGTTATTTAATAAGATATTAGGAAATATGGAAAAAATTCCATACCCTGGAGACTTAAAACAAATAATAAAGACAGCAATTGCATTTTGTGATGATTCGAGCGAGTATGACTATTTGCGAAAGATGTACATTAACCTTTATGGTCTTTCAGGAGCAATAGATATTCAAGACTTGAGTACGCAAGGATATACTACAAGAGAAATAGAAATACTGTCAAAAATTCCTAAAAGTAGCGTATCAAGAAAGTTGAGAGATATATAATGAATTCCATTTTACAAGTTAAGCTACGATTCAATAAAGAAAAAAATAATTCAGGATTTGGGGCAATAAATTTGCGTGCTGCTATGAGCGTTTCCTTAGAAAAAATAGATGCCCTTTCGGAAAGTCTGAGAGCTGTATTAAGGTATTATCGAGATAAACCAAAAATATTGAATAAATTACTTGTTGATGTTTGTTATAACGATATCATTGCAAAATCAAATCGAATTAAAGAATTACTTAAGCCTTCCGCTACCGATATCAATGATATTATAGTAGGTGCACGATTTTCAGATGCACCTGATGGCGAAGAAAATCACATCATTACCTACTATGTTGATGTTGAAACGATTAATGCAACGCTCAATAAACTTGTGATAGTAAAACAATTTATTAAAGGTGAACTGAATGGAGAGGCGACTACTAAAAATTTTAATGAAACAGATGAATTACATGATTCGGTAAAAAGCAAATTAAAAACAGAAAACTATGAGAAGTATGGTCTTTCAAAGAATAAAATACGGAGAATGATTGTCGATTGTTCAGTTATTGAAACGTTTTCAATCCCGCAAATAGCGAATAATATCTCCCCTAATAATACATTTTTGATTACGTTTTATAAGACGGAATTAACTTTGTATTCCTTATTAGAAAAACTGGATGTAGATGATGTAAAATACAGATATTCGTTCTATGGTGAAGACACATTAGCTGTTACAAGAGATTTGTTTGATTATTTGAACGATAAAGTGCCTTATTTAATCTCTATGATTTCATCTGATTTAGCGCAGGTAACATATAATTCTATCAATAAAGAGACTCCATCGGAGTTAATAAAAATACCAAACCCCAACAATGAACCGATAATAGGAGTAATAGATACTCTGTTTGATGAGAATGTTTATTTTAGTCGTTGGGTGGAAAACACGGACTATTTAGATGATATTGAAAGAATGACTATATCCGATAATAGTAGGGAACATGGGACAGAGATTACATCTATTATTGTCGACGGTCCTCGTATGAATCCTTGGCTTGATGACGGCTGCGGAAGATTTAGAGTACGGCATTTCGGTGTTTGCACTAACAAAATATCAATGGTTAAATTAGTGCGGAAATTAAAAGATATTGTTAAAAACAATCCTGATATTCATGTCTGGAACCTATCACTGGGGACGGATGAAGAAGTGTCGAAAAATTTTATTTCTTTTGATGCGGCTGTTCTTGATGAATTACAAGCAAGAAAAAATATTGTATTTGTCGTATCAGGTACCAATGATAATAGAGATGAGCGGATCGGCAATATCCGTGTCGGTTCTCCGGCAGATTCATTGAATTCTATTGTAGTTAATTCGATAAAAAGAAATGGAACCCCTGCATCATACTCAAGGAAAGGTACCATCCTTTCTTTCTTTAATAAGCCGGATGTAGTTTATTATGGCGGAGACTACGACGAACGGATCAATGCTTATGCGCCTTCCGGCGAGGAACAAGTATATGGAACATCGTTTGCTGCTCCTTGGATAAGTAGAAAGATGTGCTTTCTTATTGATGTTATGGGATTTTCCAGAGAAACTGCAAAGGCTTTAATTATTGATTCGGCTGCCGGGTGGGAATATAAAATTTCTACAGCGAAATATAAAGAACTACTTGGCTATGGGGCGGTTCCAATACAGATAGAAAAAGTGTTGTCCACAGATAATGATGAGATTAAATTTATACTATATGGAACGTCTGAAGCATATAAAACGACAAATTATGGTATACCTGTTCCGAAAGATAACGATAACAAATATCCATATATTGCACGTGCAATCATTTGCTACTTTCCGGAGTGCTCGCGGGCGCAAGGAATCGATTATACCAATAGAGAACTTAGTCTGAAATTTGGAAGGATAAAATCTGATGGTACAATTGAGGATATTAATGAGAATATACAAGATGATAAAAACTCATATATTGATGAGAGACAGTCGCGTAAAGAATTCAGAAAATGGGAAAACACAAAATTTATATCGAAAGTGCTGAAGAAAAATCAGGCATTAAAATCCTACGAAGACAAACTATGGGGAATAGTAATTACGTCAAAAGAAAGACTAGATACGCAAATGCATGGTGGTTTGAATTTTGGTGTAGTAATAACGCTTAAAGAAATAAAAGGTGTTAATCGAATAGAAGATTTTATTCGGGCATGTACTCTTAGAGGCTGGATTGTAAATGAAATTACTATCAAAAATCAAATTGATATATATAATGCAAATCAACAAGAAATTACTTTTGAATAACGTAATTATTTTTTGCTTAGAGTAACGAGTCACCTTTCTATGGTACAATAGCCTATCTTCCCACGCTAAAGGAGTAACCATAAAACTATGCCAAGACCTACCAGCAAATCCGATTTAATCCAAGCCGCAACTGACCAATTCGCAAAGCTGTGGACGTTAATCGACGAAATGTCTGACGAAGAAAAGAGTGCCGATATTGTTCCGAACGAACGCGATAAAAACGTGCGGGATGTTTTGGTTCACCTCTATGAGTGGCACTGTCTTTTGCTGAATTGGATACGGTCCAACACAAACGGGAAACCTGCCCCTTTTTTGCCGGCACCCTATAATTGGAAAACCTATCCCCAGATGAATGTTGCTTTTTGGGAAAAACATCAAAACACATCATATACCGATGCAGAAGCAATGCTCAAAAAAACGCATAAAGAGGTGATGGCGATTATCGAAACATTTTCCAATGAAGCCCTTTTTTCCAAAGGCGCTTTCGACTGGACGGGCACGACGACGCTCGGCAGCTACTGCGTGTCTGCAACATCGAGTCACTACGATTGGGCGTTCAAGGATATTAAAAAAGCCTTGAAAAAATATAGAGCACGATAACAGCCATCTCTAACAACTGCGGTTTTTAGAAGTTTCCAACACAAACACTGCCGGATTGCCTGTATATAATCTTTCATAGATAATCCGGTTTCTGAATGCAGCGGCGCAGGATGTAAAAGAAGGCCGTGTTACCGATGTTGATGATGCAGTGGCAGAGCTAAAGTCCAAATATGGTTTATAAAGTCAGAGTAACCGATAAAGCAAATACTGATCTTGATGAGATTATCAGGTATATTGCAGAAAAGCTTTCAAACGCAACGTGCAGCCGGTTCTTCTTCCGCTTGCTCAAGATACAAGCCTTTGAAGAGTTCTTTTTGCCCAAGAAAATATGCTGCAAGTGTTGAAAAGGCAAAGGGGGAGCCAAATCTTCGTGAGCGGCTGAGGAAATAAACTCAACCGCTTTGTATATACTCGGTCTTATCTACATAGAGATAATAATCTTCCCGTAATACTTTAAAACTCTGTACGCCGATCGGCAATTTCCGTGAAATGTTCATACTGTCACTATAATACGGTTACTGCTTTTCTGTAATTTAACAAACGGCACGGCAATCAATCACTCCGATGCAGAGCGCAGCTGAGAAGCGGTAGGTATTCAATTTTGCTATGAATCACCGATCTCGATTACTCTGAATATCATAAATACGTTTATATAGGCCGTCGTGTTGTATCAGCTCACGATGCGTTCCTTGTTCCGTAATCTTTCCCTTTTCCAAAACGATAATAATGTCTGCATCTTTTACAGTAGCAATGCGGTGCGAAATGATAATCACCGTTTTATGTTTGTTTTCATTTTTGAGGGCAGCTCTGATGGCCGCATCGGTTTCCATATCAACTGCGGAAAGTGAATCGTCAAAGATCAAAATAGGAGCATCCTTTATCAACGTTCGTGCAATCGCCAGCCGCTGCTTCTGTCCGCCGGAAAGAGACACGCCGCGTTCCCCGACAACGGTCGAATATCCGTCTGCAAAATAATGAATCTCTCCGTCCAAGGCTGCGATGCGGGCGTATCGTTGTGCGGCGGCATCGTTCGTATCGGGGGCGGCAAGTTTAATATTTTCCATAATTGTTTTAGCGTAAAGAAACGGTTCCTGCAAAATCAGTCCTATCTGCGACCGTATCCAGCCCTTGTCTATCGAACGTAATTCTACACCGTCAATAGTGATGGAACCGGAAGTATAGTCGTAGAGCCGGTCAAGCAGATGCACCAGCGAACTTTTTCCCGAACCGGTCGGACCTAAAATTGCCGCCGTTTGTCCCTGTTTGATGCTGAACGATACAGTATCTAGTACCGGTGTGTTCTCCGCTTCGGGATATGCAAACGACACGGAATCAAAAATGATATTGCCCTTAATCTCCGGTTTTTCCTGTGTGGGGAAAAGCTCCTCAGGTTCCTCGCGGAATATTTCTTCAATACGGCCGACTGATACACAGGCCTTGCCGATATTACCGAGAATCCGTCCAAGCTGCCGCACCGGTTGTATCAGCATACTGATGTACGAGATAAACGCTATCAACATTCCCGCTGAAATTTCGCCGCGGTATGCTAAAAAACTTCCGTAGAGGATAACGGTAAAAATCTGGGTGTACGATAAAAAATCCGCTCCCGACCAAAAAAACGCAAAGCAGCGTATCAATATCAAATTCCGCTGCATATACGCTTCGCTGACTGTTTTGAATTTTTCCATCTCGTATTGTTGACGAGTGAATGCCTTGATCACTCTGATACCGGTAAGACTTTCCTGAAGAACGGCAGTCATTGCCGCTTCCTGTTCGGTTGAGGCTTTAAACTGTTTTTCAATCACATAAAAGAAGAGGGCAGAAAAAGCTGCCGCAACCGGAACCGCTGCACATGAAATGAGCGCCAGCTTGATGTTCGACTGCATCATTAAAAAGACAGTGTATATGATTAAAAACACCGAGCCGACCGTTTCGGGGATTTGAGAATATAATGCGATACGGATGGTGTCCACATCGGATGTACAGCGCTGGATAAGATTGCCCGTTTTTGCATTTGCGTGATATGTGTATGGCAATAGCTGGATATGATTATACAGCCGGTTCCGTACATTTTGGATAATCCGTTCGGTTGCCGCATTTGCCGTATTCATCTGCAAAAACGTAAATATACTGCGGCTTATTGCAAATGCAAGAATGAGAGCGGCCATAATGAGCAGTCCGTTTGTTCCCTTTGCAGCTGCTCCGAACAGCGCAACGAGCCGTTCAAGGGCTGTATGCGTCAGCGGTTCATTACCCAACACCGAATCAACGGTGATTTTGATTAAGCCCGGTTGCAGGGCTGCGGCAATCTGAGCAAGCAGTGCAAACATAAGCGCAAGAAAGTATAAGAGACGGAATCCTTTTAAATACGAAAAGAGCCGAAGAAGATTTTTCACAGGCGTTATTATAACAGGAGCATCCGTTGTATTCTATGTACCTTGCTCAAGAATAATGCATAATTTATAATCCTTAATTGTAAAATCATGAATTTCGCATTATGAATTTATTTTACGAGGTGTTACATTAAATGCACAAAAAGTATGTTTTTTTAGATTCGGGGATAGGCGGCTTGCCGTACTTCCGGTATTTTCATAAAAAAGCGCCGCAAGCATCGGCTGCGTATGTGGCGGATTTGGAACATTTTCCCTACGGGGAAAAAACGCGTGAGGGAGTGATTAAGTATGCCCTCGGTGTTACGGAAAAAATAATAAACCGCTTGGATCCCGCAATGGTTATCGTGGTGTGCAATACGATGTCAACCGCCGCCCTCGATGCGCTGCGCAAACATTTTTCCATTCCCTTTATCGGTACCGTACCGGCGGTAAAGGTGGCGGCGGAAGTCAGTACGAATAAGCGTATTGGGATTATCGCCACGGCGCGGACAATCAACGACCCGTATCTTGATAAACTGATTGAATCATTTGCCGCCGATTGTACTATCGAAAGACGGGCGGATGCGGAACTGGTTGCGAAAATTGAAAACGGACTGATTACCGCCCCGGATGAAGAAAAACGAAAAGCAGTAATGCCTGCAATCCGGCAGTTTAAAGACGCCGGTGTCGATACGATTGTACTGGCGTGCACTCACTTTTTGCATCTTGCAGATACCTTTACCGAATGCGCCGCTCCGGAAATAAAGGTTGTCGATTCCTTGCCCGGCGTCGTTTCCCATGCATTGGATGTGCTGCCTCCGCCGGCCGGTGGGAACGCATCCCGCAGCAGTTGCTATGTTACCGGCGAAATCACCGAGCGTATCGACCGGCTGTACCGTGGCTATTGCGGACTTTTCGACCTCGATTGGCAGGGAGCGCTGTAATGCAGGGACTGGTATTAAGCGGCGCAAATAATTTTTTTGCAGTACGCACACCCGAAGGCAATGTAGTACGTTGTTCCATTAAGGGGAAAAAACTGAAAGAAAGCCGCGGGTATTACAACCCCTTAGCGCCCGGCGATACGGTCGATATTGAATACGACACCCTCCATCCCGATCAGGGGCAAATTACGGCGCTCATACCGCGGCGCAACGGTTTTATCCGCTGGAATCAGAAAACGCGCAGTCCGCAACTTTTAGCGGCAAACATCGATTTACTGCTCTGCGTTACCACCCCTGCCAATCCCCCCTTCCGTCCACGCTTTACCGACCGTACATTGGTGCAAGCCGCCGCGGAAGGTATCCCCGCACTTATCATTGTGAACAAAATCGACTTAGGCATTCCGGAATCGGTGCGGGAACGGATACGGGATTGGCAGCGCATCGGTATACAGGTATGCGAAGTGTCTGCAAAGACAGGGGAAGGACTTGAACCGCTCGCACGTCTCCTTTCGGGCAAGACTTGTGCAGTTACCGGACAGTCGGGCGTCGGAAAGTCGAGCTTACTGAACAGCCTTGACTCCAACCTTGCGCTTAAAACCGCCGACATTTCGTTTAAGTACGACCGCGGTATCCATACGACAACGCAGGGCGTTTTTTTACCGATGACCTTTACCGCTCACGATGGAACCCGGCTGTCGTTCAACATCATCGACACGCCCGGTATCAGACACTTTGCACTCTGGGGCATTAAACCGGAAGAAGTCATCTTCTACTTTCCCGAAATGGAGGCCGCAGCAATACAATGCGCCTTCGGGCTTTCCTGCTCACACATTCACGAGCGCGGCTGCCGTATCTTGGAAGAACTGGACGCAGGGCATATCCATCCCGACCGCTACGAAAGCTGGCGTTCCATGCACGATGAACTGGCGCTGCTCACCGCGGACGAATACTAGGGCAAATGTATCGGCTAATTCTGCGTTCCTGCCCGTCGTATACTTCCAAAAGTGTCAGCCAGACTTGACAAATATTTGAGTTCCTTTTAATATTAAATTATAATTCAGTATTGATAGAAAAGATAACGTTTCAAATGCGCAGGTAGTATGCAGGTATTAAAAGAAGAAGTCAAGGATAGAATTCTAACGGCTGCGGAAAAAATATTTTATGAACAAGATTATAGAAGCGCAAAGCTGACGGATATTGCAGAACAGGCTGATATTCCCGTTGCGCTTATTTATACCTACTTCAAAAATAAGGAAGGATTATTTGATGAAGTAGTCACAGGTGTGTTGGATAACATCATTAAGATGATGGAAGATGAGGAAAAGATGGAAGCCGGAAGCCCCTATGAAAGATTTAATCGGGGCGGAGCATCTCAACTTCCCAAACTGTTAAAGACTAGAATAAAACTCATCATTTTGATGGATAAGAGTTCGGGAACGAAACATGAGAATGCAAAAGATATGTGGGTTAAGCGGTTGGAACAGCATATAAAAGACGGTTTAAAGAGATATTCAAAAACCAAGCACGATCCCATGCTTGCCCACATCTTGGCAAATAATTATGTTGAAGGGCTTATGGAAATTGCACGGCACTATAAAAATGAAAAATGGGCAGAAGATATGCTCTTTGTTCTTAATCAGTGCTATTTTAATGGAGTTGAATCATTGTAAGCTGTAATTAGTTAGAGTAGTATAGAAGGAAATTTATTTTAGGAGCGTTCATTCGCTCCTCATTTTATCTATCAATATTGAATAAATATTCAATATTATTTAGTTTTAAAGATCAACGAATATGCATGCGCATTATAGATGTAGAAAGGAGTAGATATGACTGAAAAGGAATTGAAAAAACAGGTGACGGGTAAAACCTTTTTGTCCAATGTGCTGCTTGCACTTAAAATAGTGTTTGACTTACTACCGCAGGTTTTATTGGTACTGGTAATAAGCAGCCTATTTTCGGGCAAAGCGGAAAGGGAATATTTTAAAATGATTGCCGGAGGTATTTTCATTTCGTTTATGCTCAAGGCGTGTTGTAATTATCTTGCCGTAAAGACAGCTCATGACAGGGCTTTTAGTACATTGACGGAATTACGCCTTGCCATAATTGAACACCTTAAAAAATTGAATTTAGGCTTTTTTAAAAAGCATACTACCGGCGAGCTTACAAGCATTGTTGAACACGATGTAGAGCAGATTGAAATATATCTGGCGCACGGTCTTCCGGAAATTATGGCGGCAACGCTGCTTCCTGTTCTGGTTTTTATTGCAATGCTTTTTATAGATTACCGGCTCGCATTAATAATGATTACAGGGGTA from the Treponema medium genome contains:
- the murI gene encoding glutamate racemase translates to MHKKYVFLDSGIGGLPYFRYFHKKAPQASAAYVADLEHFPYGEKTREGVIKYALGVTEKIINRLDPAMVIVVCNTMSTAALDALRKHFSIPFIGTVPAVKVAAEVSTNKRIGIIATARTINDPYLDKLIESFAADCTIERRADAELVAKIENGLITAPDEEKRKAVMPAIRQFKDAGVDTIVLACTHFLHLADTFTECAAPEIKVVDSLPGVVSHALDVLPPPAGGNASRSSCYVTGEITERIDRLYRGYCGLFDLDWQGAL
- a CDS encoding ABC transporter ATP-binding protein, which produces MKNLLRLFSYLKGFRLLYFLALMFALLAQIAAALQPGLIKITVDSVLGNEPLTHTALERLVALFGAAAKGTNGLLIMAALILAFAISRSIFTFLQMNTANAATERIIQNVRNRLYNHIQLLPYTYHANAKTGNLIQRCTSDVDTIRIALYSQIPETVGSVFLIIYTVFLMMQSNIKLALISCAAVPVAAAFSALFFYVIEKQFKASTEQEAAMTAVLQESLTGIRVIKAFTRQQYEMEKFKTVSEAYMQRNLILIRCFAFFWSGADFLSYTQIFTVILYGSFLAYRGEISAGMLIAFISYISMLIQPVRQLGRILGNIGKACVSVGRIEEIFREEPEELFPTQEKPEIKGNIIFDSVSFAYPEAENTPVLDTVSFSIKQGQTAAILGPTGSGKSSLVHLLDRLYDYTSGSITIDGVELRSIDKGWIRSQIGLILQEPFLYAKTIMENIKLAAPDTNDAAAQRYARIAALDGEIHYFADGYSTVVGERGVSLSGGQKQRLAIARTLIKDAPILIFDDSLSAVDMETDAAIRAALKNENKHKTVIIISHRIATVKDADIIIVLEKGKITEQGTHRELIQHDGLYKRIYDIQSNRDR
- the rsgA gene encoding ribosome small subunit-dependent GTPase A translates to MQGLVLSGANNFFAVRTPEGNVVRCSIKGKKLKESRGYYNPLAPGDTVDIEYDTLHPDQGQITALIPRRNGFIRWNQKTRSPQLLAANIDLLLCVTTPANPPFRPRFTDRTLVQAAAEGIPALIIVNKIDLGIPESVRERIRDWQRIGIQVCEVSAKTGEGLEPLARLLSGKTCAVTGQSGVGKSSLLNSLDSNLALKTADISFKYDRGIHTTTQGVFLPMTFTAHDGTRLSFNIIDTPGIRHFALWGIKPEEVIFYFPEMEAAAIQCAFGLSCSHIHERGCRILEELDAGHIHPDRYESWRSMHDELALLTADEY
- a CDS encoding ATP-binding protein, which codes for MKKQNLVNLIRYHVEKNDEAFITEVAEIAKDFDANDDSSTAQYLMELVSNTNYYVPQTSYRNLKYLTKMEYSSKPLLLPNALEEDVVGISKTINKKLGLSKFLFYGAPGSGKTESAYQIARMLNRDILSISFEQLIDSRLGETAKNVVKLFDEINHLPYNRAIILFDEIDSLVLDRINSNDLREMGRVTSVFLKELERLNEHIIIIATTNLIDKFDKALLRRFDAIISFDRYSKEDLIEIADSMLRATLRNVKSAKINTRLFNKILGNMEKIPYPGDLKQIIKTAIAFCDDSSEYDYLRKMYINLYGLSGAIDIQDLSTQGYTTREIEILSKIPKSSVSRKLRDI
- a CDS encoding S8 family peptidase, with amino-acid sequence MNSILQVKLRFNKEKNNSGFGAINLRAAMSVSLEKIDALSESLRAVLRYYRDKPKILNKLLVDVCYNDIIAKSNRIKELLKPSATDINDIIVGARFSDAPDGEENHIITYYVDVETINATLNKLVIVKQFIKGELNGEATTKNFNETDELHDSVKSKLKTENYEKYGLSKNKIRRMIVDCSVIETFSIPQIANNISPNNTFLITFYKTELTLYSLLEKLDVDDVKYRYSFYGEDTLAVTRDLFDYLNDKVPYLISMISSDLAQVTYNSINKETPSELIKIPNPNNEPIIGVIDTLFDENVYFSRWVENTDYLDDIERMTISDNSREHGTEITSIIVDGPRMNPWLDDGCGRFRVRHFGVCTNKISMVKLVRKLKDIVKNNPDIHVWNLSLGTDEEVSKNFISFDAAVLDELQARKNIVFVVSGTNDNRDERIGNIRVGSPADSLNSIVVNSIKRNGTPASYSRKGTILSFFNKPDVVYYGGDYDERINAYAPSGEEQVYGTSFAAPWISRKMCFLIDVMGFSRETAKALIIDSAAGWEYKISTAKYKELLGYGAVPIQIEKVLSTDNDEIKFILYGTSEAYKTTNYGIPVPKDNDNKYPYIARAIICYFPECSRAQGIDYTNRELSLKFGRIKSDGTIEDINENIQDDKNSYIDERQSRKEFRKWENTKFISKVLKKNQALKSYEDKLWGIVITSKERLDTQMHGGLNFGVVITLKEIKGVNRIEDFIRACTLRGWIVNEITIKNQIDIYNANQQEITFE
- a CDS encoding TetR/AcrR family transcriptional regulator, with the translated sequence MQVLKEEVKDRILTAAEKIFYEQDYRSAKLTDIAEQADIPVALIYTYFKNKEGLFDEVVTGVLDNIIKMMEDEEKMEAGSPYERFNRGGASQLPKLLKTRIKLIILMDKSSGTKHENAKDMWVKRLEQHIKDGLKRYSKTKHDPMLAHILANNYVEGLMEIARHYKNEKWAEDMLFVLNQCYFNGVESL
- a CDS encoding type IIL restriction-modification enzyme MmeI, which codes for MALSLNEIKIRAQQFILNWKDKAATAREEADAQTFENEFFAIFGVPRNKIAVFEHKVKLLDGSNGYIDLFWKGYILIEMKSPGKDRKKAFEQAKAYANALQNADMPKGILICDFVHFDYYHLEKDAELTSFTIDELAEYIELFLFLAGYKDVEYKKQDAVNIEAAEKMGELHYTLKEIGYTGHQLELYLVRLLFCLFADDTGIFEHDHFIKYILQRTNVDGSDLAMHIQKIFEVLNTPKEKRLRTLDEQLARFPYINGGLFKELLPTADFNLP
- a CDS encoding type II toxin-antitoxin system RelE/ParE family toxin, with translation MVYKVRVTDKANTDLDEIIRYIAEKLSNATCSRFFFRLLKIQAFEEFFLPKKICCKC
- a CDS encoding ClbS/DfsB family four-helix bundle protein: MPRPTSKSDLIQAATDQFAKLWTLIDEMSDEEKSADIVPNERDKNVRDVLVHLYEWHCLLLNWIRSNTNGKPAPFLPAPYNWKTYPQMNVAFWEKHQNTSYTDAEAMLKKTHKEVMAIIETFSNEALFSKGAFDWTGTTTLGSYCVSATSSHYDWAFKDIKKALKKYRAR